In Zingiber officinale cultivar Zhangliang chromosome 1A, Zo_v1.1, whole genome shotgun sequence, the DNA window CTGTAAGTTCAACTAATTCTCACAGAAGATCGGAGTACAGTTAATTGGACAGCAGACGTGGAATGAATTAGATTGAATAACTGATTAACATAAAAATGTGATGACTTACTACCGTTCCTTCATGGTGGTGACTGAATAATGCAGACAAATCATTGCCTGTAAATAGAGAGTGGAAACTGATAGCAAGTAGACAATCATGTTGCTCTTGATATTGTAATGTTGAGTTGCATGTGCATCCATCTGAAACAAAAACCCATTGTTTCTTCCGACGCCCAGATATGCAAACATCTCCGACATGTAGTATTAGTGCTGCAATATCAAATTCACTAAAACAAGCAACAAAATCAACTCAGGTATGGACATAATGAAATGCTATTgatcatttttgtttttttttaattgtgttATTTTCATGTGGTTTAGAGTGAATAGAGTGCCAAATAATTGAAGTACATTGTTTTGCACAATTTGAGTGGAGAGTTATTGATGTGTAGTTCATTATTGTGCAAATGTTTTATTTCAACATTTGACAGAAAAAAGATTAatacaaataaattttgaaagagaCGATTGATCTACCTTGTTAGAGGTATGGCACCCAAATTTGACAGCCTGATGGATTTGCGAGGTTTAAAGAAAGGTCTGCAGGAAAGTATACGAAGTTACAAATTTACAAGAATACTTTCCATTAGACCAAATAATATAATGGCATTTGCTTACTCATATTTCTTGGCCTCTGTTAAAGGCAAACTCTTCCATCCTGTAGAAGATCCGCCACCTTGTAGATAAAGAACGTTCATACAAAAGTTCATTGGCAGAAGTCCTGCAACATCATATATTTTTCCTTCTACAAGATCAACCTTCTGTTAGGCATCACCAGAGACAAGACAAGTTTGTATTAGTTCTCTAATGCAAATCTCAGATAGTTTAATATTTAAAAGAGTAAAGATCCAGCAGGATCAATGTTTTAAAAAGCAACTTAGATGTGACCACATAGCATACAGCATCTGCAGTCCTTACATAGCTGACTTCAATACACATGACCAAGCAGCCAATGAGTATTGAAGCCAGTTTCATTCCTGTGATTGTGAAACACTTCAACAAGCTAAGTTTTTGATATGGTGACATGTtatattcataaatatttgtCTAGCAAATTTCTCATCATTACCTGATCCTCAGTTGGATTCCATATTGTTATCAGACCTTCCctgaactttccttttttgcatgaGTGTTTACTAGTTAAACCTGCCACTTTCACTCTCATAAAGGGTGTAACATCTCTTGAACAAAGACCGGCATCCTTTAACGTTTTCTCAATCTTCTTTTCCATGTCTGATTGCCTAATCTCCTGAAAGCAAATCATCCTTCTTCATTACATTTTTCAGATTAAGCCAATTTGATATGAAACATCACAAACACACATTTTGCTTTGTCTGATAAGCTGAGAAAGAAATTAGTTGCTGTGGAGTCATATCTGCCATCAGGACTTCAGGCTCAGCAGTTGTCTCAAGTATTTTGTAGAGTTTTGCCCCTTCATCATTGCTGTCTACATCAGCAACCACATCTATTCGCTCAGCTAAAATAGCCTCTGCAATGTTACATCTCCTGCACCGGAAAGAAAGGATTAAAGTGGCAACAATTATAGAGTGAAAAACCTGTAACAAATATCCTAAGGTTAATACAGATACATGAGAAACAAGTAAAGTGATCAAATCCAACTGAGCAAAGTGAATAACGTTTTCAACACACTTCTAGGATCAATACCTCTGCCTTAAAAAATGCATTAGGTGAAACTTGTGGCAAGTTTAAAGATCAAAAACAATGCCCAAGTATGCACCTCCAAAAGAAATCCAATTTTGATGCTCTTCATTCTTTATTTaatgttatttcttttgttctACTCAAATGTAATTTATGAAATTCTCTTTGTGCATGCATATATCTTATCTTTTGTTAAACGGAGCCATGTATAAGACTAGTATCTCACCCATGCATTGAAACAGATGATGATTGTTGATTTAGAATAATGTGCAGAAAGTTGTTGGAACTCCTTTATGTACCAAGTATAAAAGGATGTAATTTCCTGCTTCAAAATCCAGGAGTGTTTTGAGCAAAATTTTGTGTAACTTGAGTAGCTTAAAGGCAGTAAAGATAAAATCCTGCTCTTTGCTGACTCATAAGGCAGTCTTCGGAACTAAAACTGAAGTGCAAAAGCACATGTACATGAAGTATTAGTGTCCATCAGCTGGTGCCACTTTTTCCATACACAAATAGTGAACAAAGAAGTAAAGGAGCCATTCAACAAAATACTATTGAACCATTTAGAGCAACTTAAGTGCAGATAAAACCTGCTCTTTGCTAATTCATGAGGCAGTCTTCAGAACTACAACTGAAGTGCAAAAGCATATTACATATGAATTATTAGGGTCCATTAGTTGGTGCCACTTCTTCCCATACATAAATGGTAAACAAAGAACTGAAGGGATCATTCCACAATATATTATCAACGTAGTCTTTCATCTTATATCCCTTTTAGGCATGTCaagcaaagaagaaaataaatactAACTGATTTCTGCTATAAGTGTTAGTAAGATTCAATAGTACCGCTGATCGTATTGCTGAAGCGCCTTCCTTTCCAACCTTTCTGATCTTACAATATACCCACCATCAGAAAACCTGAGAAAAATTTAACAAACTTTATAACTCAGACAGTGCTTATAATCATTTTCCAGTAGATAGTTAAAATTGGGTTCACCTCTCCTTATATAGAAGGGGGTAAACCCTTGTGATTCCGACCAATGTTCGAGGAACTCTACCACCACCAACTTTAATACAATTGAAAGACAAAGGAGCACCACGACAATTGCCTAAATATTTCATGAATAAGAAAGTAAATCACTGTGACAAGTGTAAGCAGGATATAATTAGCAAATCACTTCAAGATAAAAATTAACAAAGTTGTCAAAATAATTGCTTACAAAATCCCAACTTCTCAGCCCAATCTGCCCTGTAGGTCCCATTTATGTTCATTAGCAGATGAACAGTCTTTGAAGCCTAGAAAAGGCAAGTTGTTAAGAAGATACCAAATGTTATCTGGAAATGAATTTACTTGGCACAGCATCAAAAATTGACCTCAAGAGATGAAACAGGTCCAACCCAACCAAATAAACCAGCACCCCATATCTGCAATGCAATGTTttgaaacaaaaatgataattaaatatCTGGAAAGAAAGATGCATTACTGGGCTATTAATAGTTAAGGATTACTTCATACCCGAAGTTTTTGGCCAACAAACAACTTTCCAGTGAAAATTTGTTTTGACAGCTGGACATCTAGCAAAGCATACAAAGAATACCTGAAAAAAGAAAAAACCTGAAGTTTTAAATGTCATGCATAACTTGACTTATCCATTTCTGAGGAATAAAAGGTAGTTCACCATCCATCAGTAAGCTCTATTCTGGCATCATAAATACTTCTCTCTAATGTTGAGCTAATGTTGTTACTTTGTTTAGTAACTTCAGACCCAGAATTTTTGTCATCGGTCTTTGATATTTCAGGGTGACCAGAACAGATTGCTGAAACACATAGAATCATCATAGATGAAGGTGATGCATCTCCatctaaaattcttttaatgGCTGATCTATGACCATGGTTGAATTCCCTTTCATACCTAACACGGACAGAATCAAATATACAAAGACTGCATGTTATCAATAGAAGAAAGAGAGTAAATTACAAACCTGTATTTCAATTCCTCAAGAACATTGGGAACTGTAAAAAACTTGTTTTTAGTTTGATTATGATAGCACCTCTCATAACATGCAAGCTTCCAAACAATCCATCTGTAATGATTTGTAACCCACCTAATTTATATACAACAAGAGAGACaagattaattataataaaagcATAAAACATGAAACTCTTAAAATAAAAATTGCAATGTAAAACAAACTGTGGTGCATATAAGCAACAATATAGAATAGAATGGCAAAAACAGAAAAGACAATTCAGCATATGATTTACTCTTATAATAAAAACAGATGAGAAGTAGAGTGTTTTTTATTAATGCCCAAACACTAAACTTGGCAATGTTTGTAGTCTCCAATTCTATGATATTACAGAAAATAACAACATGAGACAAAGCGCCTTTTCCCAGGCCATTACTAAAATTCAACTTCAAAATGGAGCATGTTCTAAAAAATTTTCACATGCTTGATAGAGGTATCAAATGCCCACTCACAGTGTCAATACTGAAGTATCAGTGTCTGATACATATATGGAAGGGGTAAATGGAGTGTTCAAATGTGAAGAAGGAACCAAAACGAGACAATTTGACAACCTAAATATCTACACATTGGCAGTTCAAAACTGGGATCATAGACATCCGATGAATTATAGCAAGTCAATCACACTTGCCACAAGGAGTAATCTGTATTCTTGAAATAATAGCCTAATgatatttgttttcttttaacatattttttatttacatATAGATTCCATTATTAATCTATTGATCACGCTCAATCCGTCTAGCTACATTGCTCAACACAGGAGTAAGAAGGGAATATATGCACAAAGGGCGCTTGGAAGTGGATGCAGTGATGAAGcacaatttcacctttagccAAATAGTTGAATCAGTTGTGCCACTGGCATTTCTCTCTTGCTTCGCTGCTGGTGAGCCATCCCTCCTGGTTTcctttttcaaattcaattcagGAACTTCTGTTAAGATTGAACAGCAGGTATTCCCTCGTGCCGTTGAGACTGAATCATATATTGGATGGCTGCATTGGATAGGATACCAAGGTAAAGAGTAGCTCCATTCATGGTAGTCTATCTCATGCAGCCACAACCAAGGTAAAAACCCCTAGTTGTGGTTGTATTTCATTGTCATTGTGCCAAGTATGTTTGAGGCAGTAGGAGAAATTTCTTTTACAGTCATGTATATAAAATGGGTGGACCAAATCCCCTAGTTTTGGGATCTCATTGTGGATGGTCATATTTTGGTTGTTCATTAGTATCTCCctagttttaatttaaatttcactTTTCAACCTTCTGTTAGTGCTGAGTAACCTCTCTATTGTATAGAAGGATTGACCTTAGATGTATGCCAGAGCGATGCCATATGAACAATCAATAGCCCAATAAAATAGCAGTGCTATAAAATGTAAATGTTAACTACATAAGGAAGAAGGCATACAGACCATTCAAAAAGAATAATTCATTGGCATGTAGTCTACATTAGATGTCATTGTTAATGGAAACATTAATAAGCAACTGATTTTTATTGAATGAAACGAACCCAAATGAATGGAAAAATACAAACTTTTCACtgatattttagaaaaatatcaaacaaTCTTGGTCAGTTCTTTGTTGTTACACCAAACAATATTACTAATTAACTACAAATCTACAATGTCTATTGGGTAGCAGAAAAACAAAGCAATTCAGTTAGAATCATCACACaaaatttcaaacatttttaaACATATACTTAAACAGGAGAACAAGATGTTTGTAGAATCCATGATGAcaagaaagaaatacaagctCCAAGAAACAGTTAGGCGCACTCTTTTGTTGCATTAGATAAtgatgcaccagattgaagcagCATATCCTGAAAAGCTTCTATGCCAATCCCATCATGACTGGATGCATCTTGAAACTTGTAGTTCAGTGCATTATCTGCATTCATGCTGCTGACTCCAGAAGATAGGGATTCCAGCTAGGTTTAAGCATTATTCAAACACAAATAAGTTTTTTTCTGGCAAAGGCGACATCAAAAACAAAAAATGAACAGGAAGGTCAGTGTTCGTACCAAATATTGATGACTTGGAGCACTACCAAAGAAGTCTTTAATATTCTTTCTTTTATGACACGGGTAATGAGTAGAGATCTGACTGTGGCAGCTACTTTGTGTTGGTAGTTTGGAGAAACCTACAAAATTTACTACCCTTAAATATCTTGATCCAAAAGTTAGCATAAGGACTATTGGTTCTTACATATTCCACTCATTTACCAGTAGCCAAAGAAGTGTTCTTCAAGGGAGTTGCAAACCTATATGATGAATAAGACATGTTAATTTATTTATGAGAAAGCATGACATAATATGTAAGATATGGCAAAAgcataatatttttttcttgaaaaacaTGGGGAAAGCATAGGATATAGAAAGAGGTAAATTTCAGGAGCTGAACTGACCTGGAATTTCGTGGCCTTTTAAATGGAGAGGCAGAACTCATTTTTCCAGGTTGCAGCTTTCGGCTACTAAATCTATTGTTTGATATCTCAACCAAAGGTCCATGCAGAGGATTGTCATCCATCACAATGGAGTTATTAGATAAATGGAAGTTATCTTTTTCAGGCTTTTTATTGATACAAGCTTTCTTGCCAGAATAATCATTTCCAAATGAAAAATTTCTGTCAATTCCCTGGTCTAGCACATGACCTTCAGATTTAACTTTCCAGGTGTCAGATGATGGTTGCTTTCTCTTGAAAATAGAAGATGGGGTTCTGGATGCAGGTTTGCTTATTGATTCTAAATCAGAACAAGGATAATAGATGTTCTCCTTGTTACAGAAAGTTACATTATGATTATTGTTGTTTCCCGAATTGGAGGGCAAACACTGATCGAGTCTGCTGTTCTCCAAAGTTCCAATATCTGAGTTCCCAAGAAGGTTCCTTGCACGATTTAGCGCGTCATTGGAAATTGAAATATACCTTCCGCTAGCTGTTTGGAACTTAACTGGTGACTGAGTAAAATTAGAACAATCTATTTTATGTGCCAGGGTATTTTGTAATTGGCCACTATTTAAATGACTGCCAGCTGAGCAAtaaccttttaaaaaattatctggACTTCTTTCAACTAATCTAGCATTGGAAGGATCAATAATGAGTGTGCTAGTAGTGACACAACTAATGTTCCGAGAAGAAATTCCATGTGAACTTTCCCCCTTGATGTTCTTCATAGAATCCTGATTTTGTGCACTTCCAAAACCTTTTAAGGCAAAAAGTTTGTCATCTTCTTCCAAGCCCAATAAAGTAGTTGCTCTTGCGAGACCACAAGAAGATACATTTACAGTTCTACCCGAGCTTGTCTGGAACATGGAATTGAAGAAAGTCCTGTTACCTTGCTCGTGTAATTGTCCTGCAATTTGAATATATTACAATGTCTCAAATAAACTACAAAGTAATTGCAAAAAAATTGTagcaaaagaaaatctaaaaCAACAAAATGCCATGAAAGCACTATGTGTatacttaaaaagaaaagttgGAGCATCATTTGCAATTAGCATCAGTACAAATTTCTAGCATGTATTCCTGTATGATTGGTTGGAATTATGATGTGAGTGTATGTTATTGAATATTTTGTATGAACTACATGCATTTGCTCCAACTATTTTGGATGATTTCAAATCAGTACTGATACCGATTTCTACTAAAGAAAGAAGGCTGTACTGTGTTTCTCTAACAGGATGCAATAACATTGCTACTGATAACAATGTGAAATAAAGAAAACCATAAACATCCCGTGGATTTCCATGTATAACACAATGCATATTAAAACAGAatgttcttatttttatttgtacAACTACGTATATAATTCAgtgcaaaaaaagaaaaaacatcTGTTATAGTGAGCAATTCTGCAACAAAATTTAAAACTGGAGTATCTATAGTGCATAGCAAGTAAATGATGATAATAGTATATTATCAAATTGTTTACATAAAGAATAAACAGTTTTTTGATTGAGATGAATCAAGGATAACAGTTTTCCATATCCAGTAAGGAAAACACGAGTATCAAGTTAATTCTGCAAGATTGTAGGGTATTTAGTGATTATATAGAACCTGTGCACATCTTAAAGGCAAAAAGTACAGCATAAGACCAGAAGTTTAGGACAGAATAGGAAATCAATTAAATGGCTGTTAAGAGAATCAGATTAAACTAACATGAGAGATGTTTTTCCTTAAGACAATGAGCTTCAGCTTGCCTTCACGTTttatttctctaaaattaaaattcattaattagatttattatttgaTATAACTTAACCAGAATAGTCCTAATGCAATATTGTATACAACCTTTAAGGAATTGATTTTATACTATAGGGCACCAACATGCAAACATGATCAGGTGATTCAGTTCCATGCCATATGTTCAaacaaaattaaacaaagaagaaAGCAACTTTACCATCATTCACATCCTTTCCTTCAAGGATGGCTGCTGCTTTCCTAATTGAAGATTCTTTTATGGTGACCGATTTCCCAGACGCAGTACCAAAGATTGGTAAGGTACTATCTTTAATACAATTATTTGAATGTGCTTCATTACCTAAGAGAAACAAAACAGATTAACTGactaaaatcaaatttttttcatGAGAAAGAGATTATCCAAATACAAGTAAAAATGACTTTTCCATTCATGATAATTGATGTGAACAATCTTAGTATTTATAGTAAATACTAAACCCAAATACAATAGCAAATAAAGGGTCTATAGTGTAGGAAGCATTGTCTTCTTGTTCTAACCCATTTCTACTAGCAGAGGAGGCTAGCACTAAAGAGAATTTATATTCGCACTACACCAAATCCAAGGCTCAAAGGAAGAAGGTGCTCGGATGCTCAAGCAAAGGCAATACTACATCCACACACAGAGTTGTTCGAGGATCACAAAGGAAAAGACTGAATGTAGCTTGCACGAGATCAATAAGTGTCATATGAAATGTACTGATGGAGAAAACATTGAATCAATGGGAGGGTGCAAGAGGGGACTGAAGCACAGGAGAGGGCATAATAGCTCATCATTGGCATCTCTTCAACCTCTCTTCAGTTCCTTTATCTGGAAGTTGCTACAGCATCAAAGTAAATGTGATGGAACAGGAATTTGGGAAAAAGAGAAGGCCCAAAGCACAATAGAATGTAACAGAGTCCATAGTCAAAAGGTGATCATGGCAAGTAAATTAATGAGGATTAGACATCATTGTGGCTCTTTACTGGGACATTATTAGGGTATGATATCTCTAGATAATCTCTTCTAACTATGTTTATTAAGAAATTTGGACCTTTAGGATTGATCCTGTATCTAAGAAGGAGCACCTGAGGTAGGATCAGCCTATTTCTAAACATAACATTGTTTCCTATAATGTTTCACTGACGTAGTTGTCTACTTTCAAGTGACTCTTATCTCTATATGTTCGTCAATAACATACAAAAATGGAGAAAATCAACTTACCCTCCCTTATGTAATGTCCTTCGTTAATAGCTGCTGTTTTCTTACTTGAAGATTCTCTTAGACCAAGTGACTTCCCAGATCCAGTATAAAGCAATTGGAAGTCGTTGTCTTTATTGCCAACCTCTGAATGAGCTTCATTGCCTAACAAGCACGTGATAGAGTAAACTgaataaatttagattttttttctgaaGAGACAAAAGAGAGAAATTGCTAAATTTTCAGGTTAGCTAAATATTTCAATCAATTTTGAGTATATTACTTCACCTCTGCTATTACTGTCAGCTTCACCGAGAACAGACCTAGCTCTATTTATAGAACTGTCACTCACGAAAACCGATTTTCCTGACGCCGTACGAAAAATCGGCAACCCACCTCCGTCCGCATGGTCATCCTCAACACCTACTGGAATCTGCGTATGAGCTGAGATTTGGAAAGAAAAGTCAAACCGAAACGGATTCATAGACAACCAGAAATAAAGCAGGAGACCGCGATCATGATTTAGACTGGGATAAGAGGGGTTACCTAGGATCAAGAGATCTGCCAACGAAGGAAGGCGAGTACCACGGTCGCTGTCGTCGACGCCAGCTAAGGTTTTGGGAGGCGGAGCTGCTGGGAAGGAAGATACCTCGGAGCCGGAGGCGACAGCCCAATGGAAGTGACCATCGGCGGCAGGGCGAATCTCCCAAGTCGGGAGCTCGGTCGGCAGCGGCATTAGGCGTTAGGGCTTCTTTCGTCGAAGGATGATAAATTTTGGAGATTCAGGAGGCGGGAAACGGTGGAATAAGCGCCAATTATTTCGATCTACCAAACACACATTTAATTCCCTTTCTTgttcgtttttttttttgtttttttttaaccaaaagtatatatttttattaaaaataatttttaaagtatctATAACTATTTAtcagtttttaataaaaatgagGCTCAACacgttttatttcaatattttattgTTAAAATATGTTTTTCCCTTTAaccaagtaaaataattaaataagtaTCTTATGGTTCCATAGAgtaaaagtattatttttatatttttaacattgacaaaatattatagataattttaaatctattaaatattaaaaatatttaaaagaatatcctttctaaacatatttACTAACAACCTTGAGGACAAGGTTGTTTTGAAGGGCGGTGGAATGATAAAATCCTTTAATGGATCTTTTCAAATAAATCCattaactttatttcctttttaaaataagttttagactttttcttttttattttagataagttttaatctgacattttctcatgaaaatgtatttttattttatttttcttttacaccttttctttttgaaaaggtagtttaggtctctatttaaagagacATTATGTAACTTTGGAAGATAAGTAATTtctcttttaattaatcaatttcgtttgattattggaggccgatcccctcgaagcgatcaccctatccccttttccctttctctttcgaTTTTTTCACGTAATAGACCCCCGGGTTCCTatcaacttggtatcagagcaagttcatTTCATCTTCGTCCTATAGTATCTCGCAGCAACTTCAACAAGCGCATGGTCTTAACCCGACTTCAAGAAAAGAAAATTCACTCTGTCATGGCGACCGGAGGATCTCATCCTGACGCCAAATGGGCTTTGGAATTTGAAGCTAAGCACGAGACAAGGATGgataaactcgaaaaaactatggcATCGTTGGTCACGATAGTGCAAGAATTGAAGGATCGTTTAGAAGTAGATTCCAGCTCAAGCATACTAATCAAAAGGGGAAAACATCAGCAGTCTCGACAACAACAATATGACCAAGGTGCAAACTCAAATGAAGATCGAGAGCACAACTATCCACGTATGAAGGTGGAATTTCCTCGCTGGGAGAACAATGATCCGATTGGATGGATTTCAAGGGCTGAAAAATATTTTCGCTTCCACAGCACATCGGACAATGCAAAGGTAGAACTAGCATCTATAAACCTCGAAGGTGATGCCATCCAATGGTATGACTGGCTTGAAGCATGCCATGGACCTTCAAAATGGGAGGAATTCAAAGAAGAACTCATCAATCGATTTGGTCCCTCCGGTTATGAGAATGTTGATGGAGAATTGGCCAAAATTCGACAAACTTCAACCGTAGTAGAGTACCAAGGACGATTCGAGAGACTCTCTAATCAAATTCGTGATTGGTCAGAAAAGCAACTATTGGGCACTTTTATTGAAGGACTTCGCCTTGATATACGACAAGAAGTAAAAATGAATCAACCCCGCACCATGAAGGCTGCCTTATCCTTTGCACGACTACAAGAAGAGAAGATcaatgaagaaggaagaagaaataacaAGGTAATTCGTGAAAACCCATCATATTATTCAACACCTCGTAGATTGACAAAAGAAGAGATCAAGGAAAGGATGGCAAAGGGATTATGCTGGCATTGCGATGAAAAGTGGCACAGTGGTCATCAATGCAAGCAAAAAAGGATACTGATGAttgaaccaatagagaactctgaggaagaagatgatttccATGAAGATGAAACACAAGATAATATCAACGAAGTACAGTATGATTCTATGGCAATATCGGTtcatgccttagaaggactacaaACTCCGCAAACGATGAAGGTAAAAGGATTCATTAAAAAACAACCAGTAACGATACTTATAGATTCAGGAAGCACCAACAATTTTCTAGACTCAACCTTGGCAAGCAGgcttaaacaaaaaatagagcaagcatctacatttgatgttaaggtggcggatggaagatcacttacaagtccaggaaagtgcaatagtattaaaattttcttacccaATTATGAATTAATAAcagatctctttcttcttcccctAGATGGATGTGATGTTGTACTTGGAGCACAATGGTTGAAAACATTAGGAGATATAATATGGAATTtctctcaactaacaatgcgcttccaagatcaaggaaaagaagtttgcaTCAGAGGCAAGAAACAAGATACTATCACACCAATCAGTAGTTATCAGGCAGAGCAGTTATTAAAGAAAGATTGCTCTATTTTTCTCATGCAACTCTCTATCAAAAAAGATCCTAAAGCAAATGTTAGGCCTTATCGCTACCCTTACATACAGGAGGAAATTGAGAAGATTGTACAAGAGATGCTTCAGGCTGGTATCGTTTGCCCAAGTATAATTCCATATTCTTCTCTAGTACTGCTTGTACAAAAGAAAGACAAAAATTGGCGAATATGTATAGATTACTCGACACTCAATAAAATTATAATGAAAGACAAGTACCCCATCCCCATCATTGATGAACTACTTGATGAATTAGGAGGTTCCTCATTATTCTCAAAGTTGAATCTTCGCTCAGGCTTCCATCAGATAAGAATCCATCAGTCAAACATTTCAAAacaacctttcagactcatgatggtcattatgaatttttagtcatgcctttcggtttAATTAATGCACCTTCTACATTCCAAAGTTTGCTGAATGATATCTTCAGAGCTAAGTGCAGCTTTGGGACAACTGATGTGGAATACCTTGGCCATATTGTAAGCCAAAACGGAGTAGCTACTGATCCCTCAAAGGTGCTAGTTTCAAAGAGTATCAAGGCATTACGTGATGTTCTGGGTCTCACAGATGCATTTAGATGGTGTCTTGAAGCAAAAAAGATATTCCAGAATTTAAAGGAGGTTATGATGACAACACTAGTTCTTGCACTACCTAataagcaatttgttattgaacCTGATGCATCCGAAGTTAGAATCGGAGCAGTACTTATGAATTATATGATACCATTCAAGAAAATGTTCCAGAGTTTATTGCTAAACAACCTTGAGGACAAGGTTGTTTTGAAGGGCGGTGGAATGATAAGATCCTTTAATGGATCTTTTCAAATAAATCCattaactttatttcctttttaaaataagttttagactttttcttttttattttagataagttttaatctgacattttctcatgaaaatgtatttttattttatttttcttttacaccttttcttttgaaaaggtagtttaggtctatatttaaagagacgttatgTAACTTTGGAAGATAAGTAAtttcccttttaattaatcaatttcgtttgattattggaggccgatcc includes these proteins:
- the LOC122018763 gene encoding protein BREAST CANCER SUSCEPTIBILITY 2 homolog A-like isoform X2; protein product: MPLPTELPTWEIRPAADGHFHWAVASGSEVSSFPAAPPPKTLAGVDDSDRGTRLPSLADLLILAHTQIPVGVEDDHADGGGLPIFRTASGKSVFVSDSSINRARSVLGEADSNSRGNEAHSEVGNKDNDFQLLYTGSGKSLGLRESSSNEAHSNNCIKDSTLPIFGTASGKSVTIKESSIRKAAAILEGKDVNDGQLHEQGNRTFFNSMFQTSSGRTVNVSSCGLARATTLLGLEEDDKLFALKGFGSAQNQDSMKNIKGESSHGISSRNISCVTTSTLIIDPSNARLVERSPDNFLKGYCSAGSHLNSGQLQNTLAHKIDCSNFTQSPVKFQTASGRYISISNDALNRARNLLGNSDIGTLENSRLDQCLPSNSGNNNNHNVTFCNKENIYYPCSDLESISKPASRTPSSIFKRKQPSSDTWKVKSEGHVLDQGIDRNFSFGNDYSGKKACINKKPEKDNFHLSNNSIVMDDNPLHGPLVEISNNRFSSRKLQPGKMSSASPFKRPRNSRFATPLKNTSLATGFSKLPTQSSCHSQISTHYPCHKRKNIKDFFGSAPSHQYLLESLSSGVSSMNADNALNYKFQDASSHDGIGIEAFQDMLLQSGASLSNATKEWVTNHYRWIVWKLACYERCYHNQTKNKFFTVPNVLEELKYRYEREFNHGHRSAIKRILDGDASPSSMMILCVSAICSGHPEISKTDDKNSGSEVTKQSNNISSTLERSIYDARIELTDGWYSLYALLDVQLSKQIFTGKLFVGQKLRIWGAGLFGWVGPVSSLEASKTVHLLMNINGTYRADWAEKLGFCNCRGAPLSFNCIKVGGGRVPRTLVGITRVYPLLYKERFSDGGYIVRSERLERKALQQYDQRRCNIAEAILAERIDVVADVDSNDEGAKLYKILETTAEPEVLMADMTPQQLISFSAYQTKQNEIRQSDMEKKIEKTLKDAGLCSRDVTPFMRVKVAGLTSKHSCKKGKFREGLITIWNPTEDQKVDLVEGKIYDVAGLLPMNFCMNVLYLQGGGSSTGWKSLPLTEAKKYEPFFKPRKSIRLSNLGAIPLTSEFDIAALILHVGDVCISGRRKKQWVFVSDGCTCNSTLQYQEQHDCLLAISFHSLFTGNDLSALFSHHHEGTVVGFFNLVKRARDQSNHLWVAEATENSTFSACYNLSSNCHLKADATFAQKWAKLSSSIIQELKERILYIVGHDRV
- the LOC122018763 gene encoding protein BREAST CANCER SUSCEPTIBILITY 2 homolog A-like isoform X1, with the protein product MPLPTELPTWEIRPAADGHFHWAVASGSEVSSFPAAPPPKTLAGVDDSDRGTRLPSLADLLILAHTQIPVGVEDDHADGGGLPIFRTASGKSVFVSDSSINRARSVLGEADSNSRGNEAHSEVGNKDNDFQLLYTGSGKSLGLRESSSKKTAAINEGHYIREGNEAHSNNCIKDSTLPIFGTASGKSVTIKESSIRKAAAILEGKDVNDGQLHEQGNRTFFNSMFQTSSGRTVNVSSCGLARATTLLGLEEDDKLFALKGFGSAQNQDSMKNIKGESSHGISSRNISCVTTSTLIIDPSNARLVERSPDNFLKGYCSAGSHLNSGQLQNTLAHKIDCSNFTQSPVKFQTASGRYISISNDALNRARNLLGNSDIGTLENSRLDQCLPSNSGNNNNHNVTFCNKENIYYPCSDLESISKPASRTPSSIFKRKQPSSDTWKVKSEGHVLDQGIDRNFSFGNDYSGKKACINKKPEKDNFHLSNNSIVMDDNPLHGPLVEISNNRFSSRKLQPGKMSSASPFKRPRNSRFATPLKNTSLATGFSKLPTQSSCHSQISTHYPCHKRKNIKDFFGSAPSHQYLLESLSSGVSSMNADNALNYKFQDASSHDGIGIEAFQDMLLQSGASLSNATKEWVTNHYRWIVWKLACYERCYHNQTKNKFFTVPNVLEELKYRYEREFNHGHRSAIKRILDGDASPSSMMILCVSAICSGHPEISKTDDKNSGSEVTKQSNNISSTLERSIYDARIELTDGWYSLYALLDVQLSKQIFTGKLFVGQKLRIWGAGLFGWVGPVSSLEASKTVHLLMNINGTYRADWAEKLGFCNCRGAPLSFNCIKVGGGRVPRTLVGITRVYPLLYKERFSDGGYIVRSERLERKALQQYDQRRCNIAEAILAERIDVVADVDSNDEGAKLYKILETTAEPEVLMADMTPQQLISFSAYQTKQNEIRQSDMEKKIEKTLKDAGLCSRDVTPFMRVKVAGLTSKHSCKKGKFREGLITIWNPTEDQKVDLVEGKIYDVAGLLPMNFCMNVLYLQGGGSSTGWKSLPLTEAKKYEPFFKPRKSIRLSNLGAIPLTSEFDIAALILHVGDVCISGRRKKQWVFVSDGCTCNSTLQYQEQHDCLLAISFHSLFTGNDLSALFSHHHEGTVVGFFNLVKRARDQSNHLWVAEATENSTFSACYNLSSNCHLKADATFAQKWAKLSSSIIQELKERILYIVGHDRV